The nucleotide sequence AACCAATTAGCGTTGCAAGTGTACCTTATCTCAATTCAGAGCTCGGAAATATTGGAATAACGTGCTTAAGAGGACTGACACAACAGGGGAAATACAACAATCACATTTTCAATTGACAATCATTGCTTTAAATAGTTACGGTTAATAGATGTGTATAGGCATTGGTAAACAATTAATTTCACTTGTAAACCAAGGTTGTATTAGTAGGTCTAAGCAACATGCAGCTGGATACCTGCGTAATGAATCGAAAACAGGTTCCAATCCTCATATATACACATTATGACGAAATAAAGAGCTTAATCTTTCAAGACATAAAGACATAGAAGCATACCCATTTATAAAGGTTCTACACATTCCATTTCTCCATAGCGATAGAATGTAAACATTCTATTTTGTGCCAAACATTACTTACAACTCAATTCTAAGTGCAGCATATTGGACGACTCCACAGTAATTGATCATTCGCGACTTTAACTTATTCCTGTTATCTCTAGAGCATCTCGTATATCTATAGCGCTGCGTTTCTACCCCATCTTACCATGGATAGGGTTTGGTGCATTCCGGAGTTCACGTATGGTCCCACAAAGGTAATCTTTGGAGATATTAATTTTTGCATACTGTAAATGCCTGTGCACAATGTGCATAACAAAGCATCATTATTGTCATTCTCTTCAAAGGAATTCTGCAGAAGCAGCCTTTATTTCCAGACTCTGCAGGCCTGCTGGGAGGAAACATATTACAATAAACAGGTAAGATTCATcccaaaaaaacaaacaacagaAAGAGAGTTGTATTTCAAGACAGTTTAGAGAAGATGGTCATAAGAGTTCTTAATAACACTCGCAAATTGTGATGCATGAACAGTCGTGAAATGTTGTGAGAGGCCCTTCAGAATGCACATGATATGGTATTTCACACCTTACCTCATCTTGCAGAAGAAGCTCATGGTCCACTACCTGCTGCTCCAGAGTCAAGGCCAGATCCCGCACCATGTCACCACGGAGCACATGAGCGACTGGCTGGTGTCTCAGGGCAAAAAATCCCTTAGGGAGAGGTGAGTACCACGTCATCACTCACCTTCACTGCCATTCCCTGCCACCAGCAGCACTCCAAGAGGTGTGGGTAAAATAAACAACAGAAAAATCGGAAGCCAGGAAAGTTGAATTGCTCTGTGTTTTATTTGAAGGGTGTGGAAGGAAACCCTGGAGGAGGGGAATGACCTCGCTCGGCTGGTAAGACAATGAGAGTTAGACACATACTACAAGTCAGTGAGCTCTTTACTAGCCTTTCAACAACTAGTTAGTACAGCAGAATAGACATGTTGTGAAATTTCACTAATCAGACTTCCTGTTTCCTACGGCAGACCTGGGAAGTCAACACTTGCCTAAAAATGATAGACATAGAGCACGAGGCTGTCTGCAAGCTCCGCCGCTCCTTGCACCCCACCTCGCCAGCTGACATGTGAGTTCCATGTACTGCCCTGCATATGACTTGATACATTTATCTACACATCTGTAACAGTGTTCTCTGTGAGCACATTGTTTAGCTTTGTCTTCTCCTTTTTGTTGATTTCAGCGACCCGAAGGTCCACAGCATCGTGGAAAGAGCTGTAAGGAGCATTATGGGCGAGCTGTCCAATGAGCCCCGTAGCAACCTGCTCAGCCCATCCcaggtggttgtggaggtggtgcCCAGGCTCCTCCTGGCCCTGTGGCTTCAGCCAGAGGAAGGCCATTCAGGACACCCAATCCTAGTAAGCGGGATGGCCGTGGGCATGGTGGCAGCCGTAGTGGAGAAGCTCTCCAGCATGTTAAAGGCCCCTTCCCCTCAAATCCCTTTCTCCCGGGCTGCGGCTTTTGAATCTGTGCTGTCAATCCTCGGGAGAATCAGTCAGTCCTTCTCCACGGATGACCTCCAGAGCCCATTTTATATGAGATCTGTCTGTGCCTTTGTGGCTGACGAGGTACAGAGCTGCTTCCAGCCCCCTGCAGCCACCTTACCAGTCCTCCCTGTCGTCGCTGCGGCCGTCTCCACCGCACCTCCAGACATCCTAGCAGGTGAGTAGCAATGGTAGAGAGCACTCTGACAGATGCCTGTTGTGATGACATCTCGGTGACATGTAGTAGTAGTGCTCATCAGGATTGTTGTTGTCACTCCAAACACAGAGGCAGACCCGGCTTCTCCCTACATAGAGGTTGTGAATATCAACGCAAACACAGAGGCAGACCAGGCTTCTTCCCACCTTGAGGTTGTGGACATCACCCATAACATACAGGCAGACCCGGCATCTTCCCACCTGGAGGTTGTGGACATCGGCCCTAAAACAGAGGCAGACAGATCTTGTTCCCACTTGGAGGTTGTGGAAATCACCCCTCAGACAGAAGCAGACCCGGCTAATTCACACCTTGAGGTTCAGGACATCACCCGTAACATAGAGGCAGATCTGGCTTCTTTCCACCTGAATGTTGTGGACATTAccctgaacagagaggcagagcccatctcttccctcttggAGGTTGTGGATGTCACACCCGAAGAAAGAACTCTCAAGATGGCCGCCTTCGCCACTCTGCCAACTGACATCCAAGCAGGTGAGTAACACTGACAGGTGCCATTTCTCATGACATCTTAGTAGAACCTTTCAACTGGCCAGTGTTTAGAACCTACGGTTTGCATTTGTTTACATTctgtccctctgttctccctttcCAGAGGATGTTGCTGTGGTCATCCCAGATGTCACCCCACACGTCACCAAGGATGTGACACTGGATGTTCCATGCAGAGCTGCATGCAAAGGGAAAGTCCGCCAATTTTTTATCAGGCTTTGGAGGGCAGTGTGCTGCTGCGCCTGCCACAAGGAAGAACAATATTAGTTGTCAGACCTTCAGAAATGGGATTGAACCATAGAACATTAAATTATTCGCATTATAATAATTGGATTCAATTTTGCTTTTCTTGTTTACTACTTAATTTCAGAACATTTCTATAAAATTTCACTTTGCAagtgtggagtaggttgtgtaaaTAAGTTGGAAACATCCCAATTTTAATTTTAATGATTTACTTACTACATGTAAAAAAGTAGTATTTGATAAAAAAATGGAGGGAGCTCAACCAACGTTGAGTTGAGGTGCAACCAAAACCTTTAATCATCATAGAAAATGAAAAGGCGCAACTCTTGCGCACTATAAAAAATGCATTTTTTATTCAAGCAAGGTTAAAAGATGAACATTTTGGCCCCGTCTATGACGATATGCAAGTTGTAAAAGGGTGACCCAGACTCACCCTTTTTCTTGAGGGTTGCAAACAGTGAAAATATATCATTAAGTAAATGGGACTTGATATCCTGTTCTGGCTACCTCTTTAGGGGTGTGCACCTTAAATCTCTTTCGGTTTGTTGTGGGGTTCGGTTGTTCTGGGGAGTGTCTGAAGTTCGATCTTTAGCAATGAGTGTGGAGGCTGTCCCCCTCCCAAAGTGTAATGACTGCGATGATGAAAAGTAGGAGGAGCCACCGAGACATGTGATGAGGGCAAGGAAGATCACTCTGCAAGGACGGGATaggacacatcacaacactgctgCTCATTCATATTCAAACCCACCTCAGACTATGCACACAAACATGGATGCACACACTCATTGGCGcacgccccccacacacacacacaatgaatttACCTGTACATATCACATCATGTCACCCACTTCTCCTCCATCCCACTAACGAGTCTCCAGTACCTAGTCCACACGCTCCACAACACACTCGTCTGGTGAAAAGAGGTGAAATAAAGGTAGTAGGAAAAGGGAATTCCACAGTAACTATGctaaacaaaaatgtaaacgcaacatgtgaagtgttggtcccatgtttcatgagctgaattgAAAGATCCCATAtgttttccatacgcacaaaaagcttatttctctcatgtTTTATGCAGAAATTTgttagcatttctcctttgccaagataatccatccacctgacaggtgtggcatatcaagatgattaaacagcatgatcattacacaggtgcaccttgtgctggagacaaaaaaaagccactctaaaatatgcagttttgtcacacaacacaatgccacagatgcccCTCAAGTTGAGggaatgtgcaattggcatgctgactgcaggaatgtctaccagagctgttgccagagaatttaatgttcatttctctaacaTAAGCCTCCCACAACGTTtgacagtacatccaaccggcctcacaaccggaGACCAAGTGTAACCACTCCATCCgatgacctccacatccggcttcttcaccagcagggtcgtctgagaccagccacccagacagctgatgaaactgaggagtatttctgtctgtaataaaacccttttgtggggaaaaactcattccgattggctgggcctggctccccagtgtgtgcacctatgccctcccaggcccacctgtGGCtgtacccctgcccagtcatgtgaaatccatagattagggcctattgaATTAATTTAATTGACTGgtttccttatttgaactgtaactcagtaaaaccattgaaattgttgaatgttgcatttatatttttgttcagtatagttcaaGTCAAACTCCATGGAAGTTGCTAGCATGACTGGCTCTGAGGTCGTTTGCGCTCAGATACACTCTGATTACCGAGAGTCCTCTCCTTAGAGACTCTGCCTACACCACCACCGACAGGCCCCATAGGGGGCCTGCAGACAGAGACTTACAAAGAAAGGCTCCTACAGTCGTTAATTGAAGAGTTTTACCCATAGGCCTGAGTTAGGGGAGACATGACTGACACCCACCTGTGGTTTAGCTAGGCCTGCTGGATGCAGGattctcccccagcctccccagtgatcctcaacacacacactcaccacatatACTTCATATAATTCTAAAGTTGCATGAGATAATTTGATTCCTCTCTCAGACAATTttacattacatacagtaccagtgtttggacacacctactcattccagggtttttctttatgccaagtgtaatgatcttcgtctgttgtttgtagaaagtcagaccgaaatgcagcgtgtaggttatgaCTTTTAAttaagctaatacggtacatgaaataacggaagaagaaaacaacaaacgaatgaaactaatacagcctatctggtgacaaacactaagacaggtacaatcgcccacgaaatacaactcgcactcaggctgcctaaatacggttcccaatccgagacaacgagaatcagctgactccaattaggaatcgcctcaggcagccaagcctaactagacacacccctactaatacacactcttaattaatacaaaccccaatacgaaatacaacatataaacccatgtcacaccctggcctacccaaacatataacaaaaacacaagatacaatgaccaaggcgtgacaccaagAGCAttcaaagctatcatcaaggcaaagggtggctactttgaagaatctaaaatatatttggatttgtttaaaacttttttggttactacatgattccatatgtgttatttcatcattttaacgtcttcactattattctacaatgtagaaaatagtaaaaataaagaaaaaccctttaaacttttggctggtactgtatgttttatTATAAGATAATACATCATGGTTATAGTGTTTCTTATGCCTCATAGATTAAAATGAGACTGTTGAGTGCGACTGACgatctggggaattgagagacagtgAAAGGGTGGGTTAAGGAGATTGGATAAGGAGAGAAAATGGAGATGAAGGAGTCTGGGGTTTGAACGAGTGGGAGGTGGAGAGACAACGATGACAGAGCGAAGAGAAAAAATGCTTGTATTGTATCATTTCATGAGTCTATCAAAAGTTGTGATGAGCTAACAATATGGCGTTCATACTTGGTTCTTGAAACAAGAACTGAGGAAAGAGACAGGCTTGCAAACATGAAAAAGGACACCAGGCACATTCTGAATGTCTCATGTAACAATTAGTCTTTGGCCAAATAAAGGTGTGTGAGGCTCTTTTTGATAAAATAAAATAGCTTGACAGACATGACCACATCAGCTTTGTGCTGTCACCAAGTGGTGACTAATGTTCATTACAACAATAGTTAGAATCGTCATCACAATAATAATGCCAATACAGGAAAACAACAACACCAACTCCTTAAAACAACAGTTGTTGAGACAAATAACCTTTTACTTAACAGACGGTTATTGTTAAAAGTAGTGCTGCACTCGACAAATGTCATTTGAGATGCCCCTATTGAAAATGGATAGAGCTGGGTCGACGAACTCGGAACGCACCACAGGAACCACCGCAAGCCAATCACTATGGAGATGACCATGGAACTCTCCAGCAGTGTCCTCTTAGATGGAACATCTCCTGGGAATCCTGAGTAGTTCTAAACAGAGTGCAGCTGCAACCAAACTCACCAAGTCTGTTTTACCCTGCTTACAGAGCCCCATGGCTGGGTGTTTTTTAAGCTCCACACCCTCAGCTGACTCCTGGTCTCCCTGAAGCTTCCTCTTGATCATCAGGACGACAAGGCCCAGTAGCACGTAGGCACATGCATCCAGAGCCAGCACCACACCTAAGAGTGAAAGAAAATATCAATCTGGGGACCGAGACACTACAGTTTCCTattatatgttacgtttggtatggatATGTAAGACAGATAGTTACTTAAGACAAAAATGAAAGAAGGGTGGTTCGTCAGGGTGGATGGGTTGGCGTATAACacgaatgtctagcaacccaaaggttgcgagttcCAATCTGATCACGGCCAACTTGAGAATTTTCACTAAAATTTTTAGCTGATTTTTCaaatacttagcatgttagctaattccccaaacactaaccttaacccttttagctaatccttccccttaccctaacctttaccctgtaACCTAATTCCTAAACGTAACCCTACATACACCCTCACCTAACTAATGTTAGCCAACTAGCAAGAATTCTTAGTATACGTTTCACAAATTTGTAACATGttgtacgttttgcaaattcataacatacagtataataagAATTGTAATTCGAAACATATTGTAAAAAATGGGTGATAGACATTCACAAAAGAATATACATACCATATCATACCAAATGCAGTGTCTCTGatatacatacagaataatacacaaatgctctgagaccaggttgcactAGCACCTCCCCTGGCTGGTAAGAAGGCAACCTCTGAGTTACATTCAATGATACATTATTGACACACACTAATGAAATGGACATGGAAAGGTAGTGGTTCAGTAACGGACAGAAAACAGGGGTGATGAATATACACAATAACTGATAGCACAAGTAGAGCAACAACACTGTTAACAAAGGAAGGACTGTATAAGTGGCATAGCTACCTGCAGAGTATTACACAACAAAGTAAACACAGAGAAGTAACTTACAATAGGCAACAGAAGTAACTATAAAGAACAACAAGCAAGAATGTGCACGCACACTATACCACGAGTCCAGTTGATGGGCAGAGATAGAGAGGTTGATCTCTGTCTCTGCTtgagggagactgggaggagaagCAGGAGTTGGGGATCTGGGACACAAGCTGACTGCCTGTGATTTGCTGACCCCCTGGCGACCATGACTCCTAGCAACTAATCAGTGGACAGGCGTGAAGGGACAGTTTACGACACCGCTGGCCTGCTTAGCTACAAACAgatttttcctgcaatctagagccgtaatcattatgcttaattgATTTTTTCTGACATGTCTGGTAAGTATGCAGGCCATTTCAGCTTTCAGGATttctgtacagatccttgcagGCCGtggattatcatgctgaaacatgaggtgatggcggcggatgagtGGCATGACAATTGTCCTCGGggtctcgtcacagtatctctgtgcattcaaattgtcattgATAGAATGCAATTGTGTTCCCTGTCCATGGCTTATGccagcccataccataacccaactgccaccatggggcattctattcacaacgttgacatcagcaaatcgcTCGTCCACACGTTGccttacatgtggtctgcagttgtgaggccagttggacgtactgccaaattctctaaagccgcctcggcttatggtagagaaattaactttACATTTTCTGGCAAGAGTCATTTGCattctccctcaaaacttgaaacatctgtggcattgtgttgtgtgacaaaactgcacattttagagaggccttttattgtcccccagcacaaggtgcacctatgtaatgatcatgctgtttaaacaaatccaaatatattttatatttgatattcttcaaagtagccaccctttgccttggtgacagctttgcacagtcttggcattctctcaaccagcttcatgaggtagtcacctggaatgaatttcaatgtacaggtgtgctttgttaaaagttcatttgtggaatttctttccttcttaatgcgtttgagccaatcagttgtgttgtgacaaggtaggggtggtatacagaagatagccctatttggtaaaagaccaagtccatattttggcaagaacagctcaaataagcaacgaGAAACGGCAGTCTGTCATTACTTTAACCTTtgtttggttgctacatgattccatatgtgttatttcatagttttgatgtcttcactattattgtacaatgttaaaaatagtaaaaataaaaaaaacccttgaaagagtagatgtgtccaaacatttgactggttatgtatatattgtatattgcaAATATGGTAcaatccaagtgtgcaaagctcttagagacttacccagaaagactcaaatcaaatcaaatcaaattttattcaaagctttaattgctgccaaaggtgattctaacatgcagtgTGAAAACATGTAAATCATTTTcagtacatttgcaaaaatgtcaaacatgttttcaat is from Oncorhynchus gorbuscha isolate QuinsamMale2020 ecotype Even-year linkage group LG14, OgorEven_v1.0, whole genome shotgun sequence and encodes:
- the LOC123994634 gene encoding uncharacterized protein LOC123994634 isoform X2 — protein: MDRVWCIPEFTYGPTKEFCRSSLYFQTLQACWEETYYNKQKKLMVHYLLLQSQGQIPHHVTTEHMSDWLVSQGKKSLRERVWKETLEEGNDLARLTWEVNTCLKMIDIEHEAVCKLRRSLHPTSPADIDPKVHSIVERAVRSIMGELSNEPRSNLLSPSQVVVEVVPRLLLALWLQPEEGHSGHPILVSGMAVGMVAAVVEKLSSMLKAPSPQIPFSRAAAFESVLSILGRISQSFSTDDLQSPFYMRSVCAFVADEVQSCFQPPAATLPVLPVVAAAVSTAPPDILAEADPASPYIEVVNINANTEADQASSHLEVVDITHNIQADPASSHLEVVDIGPKTEADRSCSHLEVVEITPQTEADPANSHLEVQDITRNIEADLASFHLNVVDITLNREAEPISSLLEVVDVTPEERTLKMAAFATLPTDIQAEDVAVVIPDVTPHVTKDVTLDVPCRAACKGKVRQFFIRLWRAVCCCACHKEEQY
- the LOC123994634 gene encoding uncharacterized protein LOC123994634 isoform X3 → MPVHNVHNKASLLSFSSKEFCRSSLYFQTLQACWEETYYNKQKKLMVHYLLLQSQGQIPHHVTTEHMSDWLVSQGKKSLRERVWKETLEEGNDLARLTWEVNTCLKMIDIEHEAVCKLRRSLHPTSPADIDPKVHSIVERAVRSIMGELSNEPRSNLLSPSQVVVEVVPRLLLALWLQPEEGHSGHPILVSGMAVGMVAAVVEKLSSMLKAPSPQIPFSRAAAFESVLSILGRISQSFSTDDLQSPFYMRSVCAFVADEVQSCFQPPAATLPVLPVVAAAVSTAPPDILAEADQASSHLEVVDITHNIQADPASSHLEVVDIGPKTEADRSCSHLEVVEITPQTEADPANSHLEVQDITRNIEADLASFHLNVVDITLNREAEPISSLLEVVDVTPEERTLKMAAFATLPTDIQAEDVAVVIPDVTPHVTKDVTLDVPCRAACKGKVRQFFIRLWRAVCCCACHKEEQY
- the LOC123994634 gene encoding uncharacterized protein LOC123994634 isoform X1, with the translated sequence MPVHNVHNKASLLSFSSKEFCRSSLYFQTLQACWEETYYNKQKKLMVHYLLLQSQGQIPHHVTTEHMSDWLVSQGKKSLRERVWKETLEEGNDLARLTWEVNTCLKMIDIEHEAVCKLRRSLHPTSPADIDPKVHSIVERAVRSIMGELSNEPRSNLLSPSQVVVEVVPRLLLALWLQPEEGHSGHPILVSGMAVGMVAAVVEKLSSMLKAPSPQIPFSRAAAFESVLSILGRISQSFSTDDLQSPFYMRSVCAFVADEVQSCFQPPAATLPVLPVVAAAVSTAPPDILAEADPASPYIEVVNINANTEADQASSHLEVVDITHNIQADPASSHLEVVDIGPKTEADRSCSHLEVVEITPQTEADPANSHLEVQDITRNIEADLASFHLNVVDITLNREAEPISSLLEVVDVTPEERTLKMAAFATLPTDIQAEDVAVVIPDVTPHVTKDVTLDVPCRAACKGKVRQFFIRLWRAVCCCACHKEEQY
- the LOC123994634 gene encoding uncharacterized protein LOC123994634 isoform X4; protein product: MVHYLLLQSQGQIPHHVTTEHMSDWLVSQGKKSLRERVWKETLEEGNDLARLTWEVNTCLKMIDIEHEAVCKLRRSLHPTSPADIDPKVHSIVERAVRSIMGELSNEPRSNLLSPSQVVVEVVPRLLLALWLQPEEGHSGHPILVSGMAVGMVAAVVEKLSSMLKAPSPQIPFSRAAAFESVLSILGRISQSFSTDDLQSPFYMRSVCAFVADEVQSCFQPPAATLPVLPVVAAAVSTAPPDILAEADPASPYIEVVNINANTEADQASSHLEVVDITHNIQADPASSHLEVVDIGPKTEADRSCSHLEVVEITPQTEADPANSHLEVQDITRNIEADLASFHLNVVDITLNREAEPISSLLEVVDVTPEERTLKMAAFATLPTDIQAEDVAVVIPDVTPHVTKDVTLDVPCRAACKGKVRQFFIRLWRAVCCCACHKEEQY
- the LOC123994634 gene encoding uncharacterized protein LOC123994634 isoform X5; the encoded protein is MRVRHILQTWEVNTCLKMIDIEHEAVCKLRRSLHPTSPADIDPKVHSIVERAVRSIMGELSNEPRSNLLSPSQVVVEVVPRLLLALWLQPEEGHSGHPILVSGMAVGMVAAVVEKLSSMLKAPSPQIPFSRAAAFESVLSILGRISQSFSTDDLQSPFYMRSVCAFVADEVQSCFQPPAATLPVLPVVAAAVSTAPPDILAEADPASPYIEVVNINANTEADQASSHLEVVDITHNIQADPASSHLEVVDIGPKTEADRSCSHLEVVEITPQTEADPANSHLEVQDITRNIEADLASFHLNVVDITLNREAEPISSLLEVVDVTPEERTLKMAAFATLPTDIQAEDVAVVIPDVTPHVTKDVTLDVPCRAACKGKVRQFFIRLWRAVCCCACHKEEQY